The Medicago truncatula cultivar Jemalong A17 chromosome 7, MtrunA17r5.0-ANR, whole genome shotgun sequence genome includes the window TCGTAATCCGATCTAtatgcattttaaattttaaattctaTTGTCAAACCACGAAAtgtgattttttgttttaattcagaATCTactgtctttatttttttacagagaAAATGTACtatttgatataatatatcCTACGACAAATAGTCAAGAGCAGTTGGATGAGATTATAAAAGATCTCTTCCAAGTCAATGACACCAGTTCAGCCAAAATATCCTAGCACAAATGACTGTGATCTACTTTAACAGATGTTAAACGGTGTTATCTAGAGGGGAGGTATCTGTTAGATGGAAAGTTAAATAAGCGAGGTTAGTGTTTGATTAAAAAAGAGAGGGGTGGAAAGTAAACCCTAGAAAAATTGCCAACAAATTTTCACATCAAATCACAGAATAAAAGCATTTCTGTATCTCGGCCGCCTGTGTTAGGGTTTGTGCTCCATTTTTAACTAAATCATTACTCTGATGGATATTCGTCCGATTAAGAAGCAACCTCAATCCACCGCACCATTGTTGCCGACATCCATACCCGACGAACTCGTGGCAGAAATTCTGTCAAGACTTGATGTGAAAACTATAGTGCGATTCAAAAGCGTGAGCAAATCCTGGAACACTCTCATCTCCGATCCAGCTTTTGTCGACAAGCATCTACAGAAGtcatcacaaaaacaaaatctaatagtaatatGGAATGATAACGATGGTTATAATGTCTCACGCATCCCCTTGCATCGTTTAATCGGAAATCCATCCATCGGCATTCACAGCCACAACAATAGCCATTATTTGGAAAGGGGTTGCTATATCGCTGGTTCTTGCAACGGATTGATCTGCTTGTTttccaaatatttctatatcacAGAAAATGTTGGATCTCGACATGTTGGGCATGAGAACTACTCCATCTATTTCTGGAACCCTTCCAccggaaaaaaatctgaaaaattagGGTCGTTTAGTTATAGCACTCCTCTAGACCGTCTTCGTCCTTTCCACACTTTGTCAAACTCTTTTCAGTTTGGATTTGGTTATGATGATTCAATGAAAACTTACAAGGTTGTGGCCTTTCATGCTAAAGAGAACAAACCAGCTCCGGTGACAAGTGAGGTCAAAGTTTTTAGTTTGGGTGGTAACTGTTGGAGAAATATTCAAAGTTTTCCGGTCATTCCTCTTAATGGATTGAATCATAGACATACTTGTCTTAACAATGGTATGCATTTGAGTGGCACTGTTAATTGGTTGGCTGGTCTGAATGATTTCTATTCTATTCATGAATACCGGTATATTACTAATGTTGAGGATTTTGTGATTATTTCGCTTGATCTTTCAACGGAGACATACAAGCAGTTGTTGCTGCCTCAAGGCTTTGATGAGATTTCAGCTGTTTGGCCAGTTCTTATGGTTTTGATGGATTGTCTTAGTTTTTCTTATGATACAAAAGACAATGGTTTTGTTTTATGGCAGATGAAAGAGTATGGAGTTCAAGAGTCTTGGTCTCAATTATTTAAGATTAGTTACCAGAATGTTCAAGACTGTTGCATTAAGGATTATTATCAAACGGTATGCCTTTATAAAAATGGTGATATGGTAATATTTGCAAAACCACAGTGCTCCAACCAAGCAGTGATTTATAATGTGAGAAATAAAAGAGTAGCGAGAATTCTAGTTCAAGACTGCATTGATTGGTCCTTTCATGCAAGTGTTTATGTCGAAAGCTTGGTTGCATTTCGTTGAAAGTAAGTTTCTCGCTGACAGTtaacttatttaaatttttgttaattcATTGTGTTAATATccttatcattttttacttaTAGCTAGAACATGATTctactgaaatgaaattaattctCTGAGAAATATTCTCATAGAAAAgttgaaagataaatgaaatattaCTTGATTTGGAAGTATATtacattatttaaaattgaggTTAATGAGAAACAAACATGTATGAAGATAATTTGTtagatttatcatttttacattCTAGTCTTAAAGCATATGCTCTGGTTTTGCTTACTAGTACACTAAATGTTGCCTTTGGTGGGAGgcctaaatattaaaatttcaatttgcaTTGAGTAGAGTACtgttgtaatttttcatttaggAGTTGAATTTAATAGTAGTTTTCATTCATCGGGAAAATAGCTTCTTATACTTCAACTTCAAAAtcctacatataatataattttgtaagcAGTACAAGATTGATGTCATGATAATATATACAAGATTAAAGTATGTACAAGAGAATCTATCTATATGCCTTGACTGTTCGGACTTCTAAGCATTGACCAACTTTGATAGATCGtctttacattttatttttgtgttctGGTTTTTCAATTCTAGTCTAATGAGTAGTTTTTTAATGTTAGATCAGCAACCCCAAAACTATCAAAATAGGGGATAAAAGTGAAATTGGAAATGGAGAGATAGTTGGAGATACAAAGGAAGATAAGAACCATTAGATATCACAGGACGACGATCAATTAAGCGACTTTTTCATGGAGACGATGGATGAGACAATCAATTTGTTTTATGATGACTTggatttgaattattttgatattcatATATAAGATATCGACTTATGTATCAGTTTATGCAAATGCTTGCTCACCTGTTTAACTTAAAAAATGCATATGATTTCATGTTTTAGAAGTTTCAACTTTGATAATGCTCTTCAGTTTACCTTCAACATAGTTTCCTGTCATGAGGTTCATAGAGTGGGTTGGTCCTCTTTCACGGTGTAGCTGTTTGGCGTTCGTACGTGCGTTGGTTCCCACGGCATTACCACCTTTGGACTGCTGGCATTGGTTCTTCCACCGATGCCACCGCGGTTCTGTTTCTTATGGCTGTCTGAGGAGCTGTTGAAAATCTGTGATGGCTGGTCCTTCGTAGATCCGTGTTTCATACGATGAGAGTGGCTAAATCTGGTCACCTTCGTCGATGCTGGTTTTGGTTATTGTTCCTTCTTTCTGGGCGTCCAAGCTGCTGCGCGCTTTCCCAACCTCGCCATCGGCCTTTTGGTCGGCGACATTTTTAAGGTTTGTAAAGGGTCGTGTGGTTGTGGTGGATCCAGTTTCTGGATGGTTGGTGGTTTCTCTTCCTCCGCGCCGAGAATGGGACAAtagtgttttttctaaaaccGTGTTCAGTGGTGTGTGGTTTCTAAAACTCAGTTCTGATCTGTCCCAGTAGCTTGCTGTTGATTCAAGGCAGTGGGTCTATTTTGGGGCAAAAGGGCGGTTACGCCTGCTGTGTTTTGCAGGGGGCTGATGGTACGTGAACCCCTATCGGTGTTGGCGATTCGTTCATTCACTATTCAAAAAAGATGTGTATGAATTTATTCAGTCGTGTCTCTGGTTCGTTAAAATGTTTGCGGACTTTTACACGGTATTTCTTTTGCAATTTGGTTTCGTTCCCCGCGTTGGGTTCGCTGGATTGTGCTAATATGTATCTGTTTGTATGACCTTTTTGTTTCTTAATACCACTTTGGTTATATTCATTTTTTGGGATGACTTTGTGGTTGCTGAGTCAAGTTTATGCCCCCTCAGctttttgtattttctctttatttgatatattttcctttgcttaaaaaaaaacttggtttCCTGTCATGAACATTTGGTTTAATACATGTTCTTCAATTTATCAAATGAGGTCATAATGCTTGTGGGTTCTTTTCTTCGTTATGTgttaacataatccaaatcaTGCATCGTACTTTTAATCTTCTTTAGCTaagattttttcaagaaaagttATTAGCTAAGATCATTGTATGgtccaaactccaaaaaaaatacaggttgtagtattttttgttttgttctcttAAAAACTATGTTGTTAGTATTTGTGCAAAAGAAACCAATCATCATAAGAGTTTTCTTAAAGATCATGTTAGGGAAGAATTGTTATTACTCGAAGCCTGCTTGACAAGTTGGCGTAATTCTAATTTATCTGTTTCTTAACGAGATCTGATGTAAGATCCTTATTCCTTCTAATTTAGTACCATATATGTTTGGTTGCACTTCAGCGAATGTTGCTCACTCTACTGGATCGCAAAATGTGATTTCTGATGCGCTTGATTATGATCGTCCTCCTGATGGTTTGCCTCACTTCGAATGTGGTGGACATGGGTGATTTTGTCAAGGACGTGTTGGACCACCAAGCACCGTATATGTGTCATGTTTTTGGAAGGTGTGGTCACGATGCCATTAAGTGTTGGTATCACTTTGACCAGTCCTTCAATTCCATGCTCATGGACACCAAGCACCAATGCACTTCAATATGCACCTATGCTTTGTCATATGTCAGGACTCTATGAGAGTAATTCTTGAAGGATCACTTGGACCTGATGGCCGtcacaaatttcatcaatttcacATTTTACCTCAAGTTGCTTTTGTTACCCATTCTTCAGTAACCCTACACTTTCTGCCACTAAAAATAATGATCTGTTTTCCTGTACTTCTTAATCTAGTGATATCCGCTCTCAGTGGCACATTAGGCCGGGTCatgcaaagaaaaatgttaaatttgtaCTTTTGCAATCCTTTTTGTTTAGGCAGAACTCATATAATACATGCTCCTAGTTCTCTAAATACTTATACTGCATCGTTTAAGGTTGTTCACAGTGATCATTGGGACTCCTTCCCCCAGCCCCTCTTCATGTTGCTATTACTATTACATAAGTTTGTAAATACATTTACGAAACTTACATGGATCTATTTTCTGATGTGCAAATAATTTGATGTCTTAACTTCCTTTAAATCTTACATATGGTAGCAACTTCCGATGAACCATGGAAGTTTCTATCTTCATTTGCATCCTTTCCTGAATAGTTCCTCTTTTCAGCAACATTATAGGTTTGTGCCTAAATCTCCAATTCTGATTCTAAAAAGCATAAAACTATTGCAAATTTTTCTTCATTactttaaaataatcaaaattatgaaCAAAACCATCGAGCATGAATGTAACCCTTTGAAGTACTATAAAAAGGTATATCTTTGTTTATGCGCAGCAAGAAAGGTGTTGAACCACTTCGTAGCGATCCTTAAATCGAGAGGGCTAAGCCTGCAAACCGAAAAGCGGCAAGACAACTCAACTTCATAGAGGAAGAGAAGATGACAGATCATCGACCACCACTGCCACAAATACGTATACCTGGATATTTTTGCAGAAGGACCAATAGGGGCTGACTACTCATGGCTTTCAACCAACTCATCGTGTGtctttcaacataaaaaatgaagTGCTGACCTGTTTGATGGTGGAGCAGTGCAAGACCCCAACGAACATCTCAGTAAATTCTATGAGATTTTCCAGTGTCTCTCTATCTCTTTGAGTTTTGATcctcaattaaaatcaattgaatacaAGAAATTTAACATCTAAGCGAATTCATGCTTCATAGAGAATCGACATTTTCTCAATTGGAGGGAAATGTCATCTCATAATTCTAATAGATAATGCCGCCATACTTTGCTAAGTTAAGTGAGACTTGTTTAGTGAACCAGCTCTTGTAATTTCGTTGATATATTTCTGTTTCCATTCGCTTTCAGCCCGCTTCTACTCCCTTAGACATTTGCCATTCCTTAAAACTTCCAACTTTCTGATTTGGTTCGCTCTCAGCTCGCTTAGCGAATCACCTTGAActtataaacttttattttatccCATCCATGTATCTTTAAACAATAAACCCTATAAAATGTATGGAATTATGTCAAAATAGCTATATTGGTTCTATAGAGCTAGTTTATTGATATTTACAATAATTTGAGGAATTTCATTAGATTACTTGTAAAACAGGTCAATAAGTGCCCATAAAATATGTTGATACAGTACTTGTCAATATTTATGCACGTCTAAACTTCGTATTTGTGTCAATATTTTAAACACTTTATGTTTctgataactttttttaattcaatcttttcatttaaaaacaaagttaacaatctaaaaaaactgaatttttttcttttggaaaaaaatttgaCGTTGTAATTTTGTGATTTGAACAAATGAGCTGAACCTAACGAGATAAATCTAGTTGATCGTtaactttaaacgagccgaactcgacctataaaaaaattttcTCGCATTTGAGTCCAGTTACAAGTTGAACCAAATCTTATCAAAAGTTAACTCAGACAAGTTAGGCTCAAGTCATTTCAAGACATAGTTTCGAGCAATATATAAATCAGGGGACCCCTAACGCTTTGAgatttttgataaatatttggtGTCCAACTCACTTGCGTGTTTTATCTTGATCCAATGTGGATTACCCTCACGCTCTCTTCATGAGCAAAACTTCCGGTATTCCTAATCTGGTCTATATGCATCCCACATGCCTCTCGCGCGGCCCCTAAAACCCAAAAATATAGAGTTGAGCTCAGATAAGTTCGACTCGAGTCATTTCGGGACATAGTATTGGGAAATATATAAGCTAGAGAACCCCGAATACTTCTAGGTTTTGGGCAAATATATGATGTCCAACTCACATGTGTGTCTGCTCGACCTAATGTGGATTACCCCCACCCTCTTTTCATGTCTCAAACCTTCCGATAATCCTAATATATTATATCTTATATATTTCTATCAACCGAGCTAAATTCACGGGGActgatatttattttatttgttattttttttctaaattactgGTAAACACACTTGATAttctataatttaaaattgGAGGGgcattttatgaagaaaaaaaaaaacaattgggGGTGAAGAATTTCACTTTTAAATTTGATCGAATGATCGTATATTATGGAATCAAGTcgcatataatattttttgtattcctttttttggaataaaatcacacttaatatttttttttaaggaaaatgtatAAATCGTAATTAATTcaaaatctttcttaaaaaaattaaaatttagtttaaaaACTATCTTCTTTCTTACTCCTATACAATATTCGTCTATATCTTATATATACCACCAAATACttgtttaattctatttttaaatcGGTAAAAATAAACTCTAGAAGAATTGCCCAGAAATTTGCAGGTCACATTGCAGAACAAAAGCAtctgtgtttatttttttttgcttgtggTAGGGTTTGTGCTTCGTTTTCAACATAATGAATCAACGTCAATCCACCTCACCATCCCCTCCGGCATTCATTCCTGGTGATCTCATCACCGAAATCCTGTCCTTGCTTTGCGTTAAAACCCTCACGCGATTCAAATGCGTGAGCAAGTCCTGGAACACTCTCATCTCTGATCCAACCTTCGTCGACAACCATCTTAAGAAGTCATCACAAAAACAGCACATCATAGTAATGTGGGAAAACAAGGAGGGTTATAATGTCTCGCCCTTCCCCTTGCATAGTTTAATAAAAATCCATCCATCCCTGTCCACATCGACAACATCCATTGTTTGAATAACAATTTCTTTATTGTTGGTTGCTGCAACGGATTGATCTGTTTGTTTTCAAGATCTCTCTATATGACACAATCTGTAGGGTATGAGGATTACTTGATCTACTTCTTGAACCCTTCTATAAGAAAAATATCTGAAAAATTAGGGTCATTTCGTCATAGTACTCTTCTAAATCATAGTGACCATCGTTTAAACTCTTTTAAGTTCTCGTTTGGTTATGATGATTCAACAAAAACTTACAAGGTTGTAGCCTTTCAAACTTCAACGAATACTGATGTAATGTGTGTTTTGGACGTCTACAGCTTATTTGCACGTCTCCATGCAGAATAAAAGCATATGTGTGTTTTGGACGTCTGTGTTAGGGTTTGTGCTGCTTTTTCAACTAAAGCACTACTCTGATGGATATTCGTCCAATTAAGAAGCAACCTCAATCCACGGCACCATTGTTTCCAACATTCATTCCATACGAACTCGTCGCAGATATTATGTTGAGGCTTGATGTGAAAACTATAGAGCTATTCAAAAGCGTGAGCAAATCCTGGAACACTTTCATCTCTGATCCAACTTTTGTCGACAAGCATCTTAAGCAGTCATCACAAATCGTTTAATCGAAAATTGTTTCATCTCTATATTATTATGGGAAAATAAGGATGGTTATAATAATGCCTCACCCATCCCCTTGCATCGTTTAATGGAAAATCCATCTATCAGCATTCACAGCCACAACAATAACCATTATTTGAAAAAGGGTTTCGGTATTCTTGGTTCTTTGCAGCGGATTGATCTGTTTGTTTTCCACATCCTACTATATCACGGAAAAGGTTTTCCATGAGGACTACTCCATGTATTTCTGGAACCCTTCCGCTGGAAAGAAATCTGAAAAATTAGGGTCGTTTTGTTATAGCACTCCTCTAGATCGTCTACGTCCTatgaacaatttttaaattcttttgagTTTGCTTTTGGTTATGATGATTCAATGAAAACTTATAAGGTTGTTGCCTTTCATGTTGATGAGAACAACCCAGCTTCAGGTAAAAGTGAGGTCAAAGTTTTTAGTTTGGGTG containing:
- the LOC11405658 gene encoding F-box/kelch-repeat protein At3g23880; its protein translation is MDIRPIKKQPQSTAPLLPTSIPDELVAEILSRLDVKTIVRFKSVSKSWNTLISDPAFVDKHLQKSSQKQNLIVIWNDNDGYNVSRIPLHRLIGNPSIGIHSHNNSHYLERGCYIAGSCNGLICLFSKYFYITENVGSRHVGHENYSIYFWNPSTGKKSEKLGSFSYSTPLDRLRPFHTLSNSFQFGFGYDDSMKTYKVVAFHAKENKPAPVTSEVKVFSLGGNCWRNIQSFPVIPLNGLNHRHTCLNNGMHLSGTVNWLAGLNDFYSIHEYRYITNVEDFVIISLDLSTETYKQLLLPQGFDEISAVWPVLMVLMDCLSFSYDTKDNGFVLWQMKEYGVQESWSQLFKISYQNVQDCCIKDYYQTVCLYKNGDMVIFAKPQCSNQAVIYNVRNKRVARILVQDCIDWSFHASVYVESLVAFR